The window TGCAAGGCAAAGGAGAAGAGGCCTGCAGGGAGTTTTACAGAGCTCTGCATTTGCATGTTGAGGAAGTTTACTACAGCCTGCCCACAAGGCTCCGTCTCAGAGGTTTGTCCACCTGAACTGTTTCAATAATGCCTATTTTGATATAGTAGCATTCATCACATGCTCAATAATCCATGATGAAATCCAAATCCCAggtgtttctgtcctctctccaaATGGCTTAGATCCACTTAAGTATCAGCAAGACTGCCCTCAGAGACATGTCCTGAATGATAGAGGTGAGAAAAACCTCCTTGAGTGCAGTATAACATGCCTTTTTGGAGTTCAAAACATCAATCTGACAGCATCTGTAATAAGCTCATTaccttttaaaatgatattacCTCTTCCCAGGTCCTGTCTTCTTCATGGGCTGCTTCAGCATTGCAGTGGGAATGGCCTTACTCTATTACTACAGCGGTACTGTAGCTTTTCAGTTGTGGCATGTAACCTGTTGTGTAATACTACACCCATGCATAGATGTATGTGCTTTTTAAACAAGGTGTTTATAAGGTGTGTTCTTTCTGCAGAGGACAAGTTGACAGGAGGGAGCCGGGCACTTGGAATAGCTGCTCttggtttgaaaagaaaagcagaggaggTCCTCATATGGTACACAGAAGAGAGCCTCATGAAGTAAGGGGGAACGCATTCCCATCAGCAGCTTAAGctcctgtgtttgtgaatgCCACTTGTGTCAAAACACAGCACAATGTATAATTTCAAGGGTTGAATTCTAACTTTTAAACTGTATATAGGTATTTAATGTTTATCTATAATAACAGAGATTCACAGCTTGATTAGCACCTTGCCTGTTCTTCAAATGCTCctttttgtatttaaataaactCAAAGCAGTTAAACGCACTAATGGGTTTTAAGAGGTGAAACACATCCAAACTACCTTTGCTAtgtttgtgtaaaatatttttaagcCAGGTAAAATCACTGATTGCAAATAAGGCATATTAAAATGCAACACTTTGACATTTGTATGTATATTCTTTGTTATCATCATCCAAAAGCCACTGATTCTTATCTGCATTTAGAAATTGCAATTATGTCTGCGTGCATAAAGTGAGGCATAAGATTGCATGATGCCATAATCAAGAAGGAAGTAAAACACATCTGAAGCGATAATAGTGATACATTTTTGTACATGATAATATATAAACCTATATATAAACTTTTCATAACAtaaaaatttgtctttttttccaaaaaacaattaaaagcccGACTCCAACAGAGGATATGTTCCTATGAGACACAAGTCTCTATTTGACATTAATGCCCTCTTGTGGTCAAAATCAACCATGACAAGGAAATGATCCTTGTGGCGTTTATAAttggtattttatttttacgaCTACATTTATAGACAATCCGTTGAACACATTTAAATAGAAGAAATAACCGAAAAAACATATCTTTCAATCGCGTAAACAGATATAACGTTTCCTTCGGTTTAAACATTAACGTCGCGCTTTAGAGGCGCGGTGCATGATGGGTACAGTAATAACAGACTGACAAACGTTTAAATAAAGCCCAATATTGATTAAAATGGCAGGACAGTGTGATCATAATATGATTTAATTGGTTTCCGAAGGACCATAGAACCTTAAAATTTAGAgcaaaaatgttgcaaaaaagtAGCACCGTTAGTGAGAATCATTGTAGCATGTTAACctataaattattatttaaaagtctgcccgctgtttattccggacatctacgtggattttgacaaggtacgtgcgcaaattgcggtctgttattcgttacgttttttttttcatttcacataaaatatcaccgtaaatgcttaatgcaatatgtccaagtcatgtcaggcatttgtaccgctaatgtaacttgatcatcgggagttttgcaataaagtttgtgcagttgctgccggagctttagctggttgtattttttttctgccgatgaaattgcttgttttctttggcagttgtacgctggactgcgtcgtttctgattacttgttataacattatgttatgttatgacagaccaaagaaatggcatgacctttacactcagGTGAAACGACCAACCTAAAACGacttacattaatcatttcagatagcagactacatttttccctcaggtatagacagaaaggatataatctatctagatttataactattagcaggataaaaataCCTCTGAAGAACTTAACacggtgaactgttacattcagcagggtgtttacacatttattagtcagctattatgttatgtgaaacaagagtaagtttttttgttgttacagatagaaaagtgccctctgcagctgagttatgttatgttataacatgacagaaaatgtctaccaaaaaaacctccagccgtgcctcctccacctccagctgggcctcctcttcagtcatctacagttttgcttcagccccagcttccttcttccatgtcctcttcacaacaggatgtaagtgataaataaataaattctcagtcgatctatagatcaccttccaccttccccaactattctatcctgccggctccccggtgaatcctgtctgctgtctattcctgataataaagctgtgttccgtCGAACTCTcgtgtcacatttgggttctcgtcgggtccctgacatctgtctgtctgcaagaatttaagtagtgacaaggaaattgtgatgccacagaagctaaatatcagtttttattttccaggctggaGACAACCGCAGCATTCCTGGAACGGACCGTGTAGATGAACTGGCTGAATACTTGGTGGAGCTACGAGAGCAGACGGGATTGACCCTGAACAATCAACAAGTTAGCACCATTCTGGGTTTGCGGCAGAGTCTTGacaaatttgacaaagacaggattgtGTATGCTGCAAGACATCAGGACCGGTGGCTAACTGGGCACTTCAGGTCTCCTAAAAAGAAGGCTGTGTTCACTCCTGGGGTGGAAAGTACAAAACGGTGTGTTCTTGGCTCAAGTGGTTCACCAGCTCAGTGGCCAAACTGCTGTCGCCTGATTGAGACCATCTTCGCGAGGCTGTGCAACATTCATACGAGCCCCAAAAAAGAGGACAACACAGCGTATCTCGATGGTCTCTAATTTTACAGGATTACAAAAAGAtccggcagctggttctgtgcaaTGGGACACTAATGCAGCAGACAACCCTTCAACGTGTTGTAGTGAACCAGACCACCCTCATGCAGTGGAATAACCAACGGCTGAAGGGTCAGGAGGCGTCTGTTCTTTTGCAAGGTGTGCAACGGCCAGCTGACCCATTGccctttgcaaaaacaaaacccatctctctgccacagtaCCAACACCAGCCCCCAGTTACCAGCTGCACACATACCATATGCCAGCAAATACAGCTGGACAGGCAAAACCTAGGTTACGGCAAATTGATCCTGCAGTTGCCTCCAGTGGACCATCAGCCACCCTCTTCAGtacaaaggaaaaatatactGTCCAAAGACTGAGGCTCTCACCAAAGAACAgtggctgaagcagatgagaCAGTAATGCAGtattgttacttttaatatGCTTATCCCTGTGGCCTGTTCTGCCCTTTGAGTtccactgcaagttttacatcttatttcatagttgtatcaaggtttcatttgtttctttgacaatttcagctttataaatgcttaaatgtgaatgtcattttgatcacaattgtacatacatattctctttgttataaattaaaagttttacaaaccattcctacaaaaataattctatcatttttgggtCGGGTGGGATTCGAActcctgtctttccttctcttcttcccccttttttccccttcttccccATCTTATACAGACGATTGTTCCCCAGCTTTTTGACAGATAACAGAAGTGAAAGCGTGAAATAGAAGCTTCCCTGTTGTTATTTCCACTATTGAAGCAGGAACAATTATGTAATACACCCAGCGTGACGCATATGCTCAACTTTTGAAGCGTAATCAGACGCGCAGCTACTTAATGACAGGTTGTTTAAATGGAACGACTTTACCGCCACCTTGTGTCTAAACGACAATATTGCACATTGCGGGCTCTTAAAGGGACAGGGGGAAAAGGTAGTGTGTCGGCCAAATCTAACACAGTTTAGGTAGTCCATTAAAGTGGGTATTATACATATAATACTGATAATTACAGCGCATTCTTAGGCGAAGTGCCCGCTGTTATCTGCTGTCCCGCACCATCTTTTGCCTCGCGTGTGCTCAGTTCTTGGTGCAGTTCTATACAAGCGCCCTTTGTTCTGCAGCTAATCACGCTGGCCGCACAAATACCTGAACGTGTTGTCCTTCAAAAACCCTTCATCACTATCATGTCAAGTGCATCAACAAGATTCGACAGGGGGGAATGTTCAGCACACTTTAATTTATCTAAAAAGTTGTGACGTCAAAATATTTCATTAGTGACACACACGTGTTATTGCTAAAAACCACATCCTATAGGATTATAAGTATTTTATCCACAGATGACAGATCTAAAATACAAAGCCACGTCACGAAAGAGAGATCCATCCAAAAGAAACACATCTGGACTCGTGACACCAGAAAATGAGAACCAGCGTATAGACCCTGACTGAAATGGTCCTGTTTTTGACCAGTCATCTCAGGCTGGGCTGCAACCATCCAGTCTTTTTATTCTTCCCACAGTTGCCTTGACGATCCTCCACTAAATTTGGCCTCATAAAAATGTGAAGCGGCCCATTATCTGGGAATCCTGAATTCTGACTTCCCTGTTACTCATTTTATTGTTCCATTCTACTCACTATTAAAGTCATGTTATAAGACCCAAACCTCAAAACGTGAAGGGTGAAATTCTGACTAATTTAaggtatatataaaaaagattcAAACACCAAAATATAAATTGTAGCTCTCATGCATGACTTGAATGGCAGATAGAATGGAACAGGGGGTCCAACAATACATAAAGACCAATGCTGACTCATGTTGGTCACATCAGCACCAAGCTGAAGATATACAGAAATACCATCGTAGCTTGAATAAGGAGCTTCCAACAAAAGTGTAACAATTGTGACCAAATGGTCTCCTGTGCCCAACAGCTTCCACTATAATTTCCATGCAACAGGCCCGCGAGTTCGAAGAGATTCCAAATACTTTGTGATTTAAAACAGAGCTGCAAAACTCAAAGAATCTCCGGAAGAACGCATTCGAACAGACCCCCTCACATCCATCAATgaatcaaatattaaaatgtagcCGAGGAGGTTCAGGAGTCTGTGACATCGACGCCTTCAGCACGGCCTCTTCCTATTGCAGGTTCGGCGCGTCACGGCGAGGGCGGACGGGGATGAGCTCCCCATGAGGCTGAAGGATCCGCCTCGCAGCGTGCCGAGTCATCGGGCGCGTGTTGTTGCTAGGGGCGTGCACCACCAAATATCGCACTTCTTTCTTCAAACCTGGAAGACGGTGTGTTTGGAGACAGCTACCCCGGCCGCCAGCCGAGATGCGCCCAGAGCCACCTGCCTCCTGCCGCAGTGGGCATAAGCTGATGGACGCCTTATCCCGGGTTCACCACAGATGCAAGCAAGTGTAGGCGGCTTAAAGGAACGCCGCCGAACAGACACTTCTCGGAGCTTATTTCGATTTTTATTCCCACGGAATATCTGCAGTTTGTTGGCATCGATCGGAGTGTTTACAGAAAAAGCTGCGTGCGCTTTCGGTCAGCCCGTGATGCGTTTCAGGGGGGATTAATGCGCAGCACAGCCGACACATCCTGGCCTGTCCACAGAGGCCAGTGATTTAACTGCAGAACGCGCCAGGCGTTTACGTTTTTCAAGCTTATGCAACGTGTAGGACATTGTTTCCGTGAGCTCATAGGCTGGCCTGGCAATGACATCAGATTTAACTTGAACGGCAGTATTGCAGCACGGAGGATTGGGGCGTGATGAAGTGCCCGAGAGCCAAGCGCGCATCCTCCGAGCTGGACATTTTGTGGTGATGTTCGCTGTTCCGAACAGTCCCAGGCAAGTGAGGCCATTCATCTGCAGCTGGAGAACTGCGTCACTGGCCGTGCGTGTTGCAGGTAGGCAGCAAAGTCTCCCACCAGCAGCGGGAGAGCATCACCACCACCGACACCACCATCGTCATCGTCGCTACGCAATGTCGCCGGTGGATGCTTAAGGTACCGGGATGGATTCAGTGGACGATTCGAGGAAAGATCCACAGCTGGGATCCGCGTTTTCATCGGCGCCCAATTTAGACGCGGACATTAACGTCAACGAGCGCAGGTTTGTGTACGAGAACGGCACAGACCACAATGTCAACATCCAGAACGCAGCCCTGCGGGGGGCGAGTGACCCCAGCGCCTACCCGAACTATCACGGGCTCGTGCGCCAGAGGTTCATCCGGCGAAGTTTTGTGGACTCCGAGGAGCAGTCGGTGGAGATGCCGGAGTGTGTCACTAGCAGCCCGGTGCTCAACATCGATTTACGGACCATCGTCGACCGCAGCCGCACGCGGGTCCGACTCGGCCTGGGGGAGACCTCCAGCACGGAGAGCCAGGTGGGGCTGAAGGACAGCGCCACCGAGAGCCTGAGCGCCGACGAGGAGAAAGTGGATAGAAGAGAGCAGAAGGCAGAGGTCGTGTCCTCGGACGTCACAGGTAAAGCGGGAAGCGACGAAAACGAAGAGGAGCCAGGGATGAAGGCCGTGTCCACATCACCCGGGGGACGCTTCCTTAAGTTCGATATTGAACTGGGAAGGGGATCCTTCAAGACCGTCTATAAAGGCCTGGACACGGACACCTGGGTGGAAGTTGCTTGGTGCGAACTCCAGGTGGGTTCGAAATCACCCCAGCACGTCACATGACGTCACACACAATTGGTTGGCCACAATATGGTCCTCAAAACTATATAGTTTCAGGTGGAGACAGTGATCATACCTCTCTGGTCATCACAAGTCACTAACCATAACAGAATCAGGCTTGTTCATTAGCCTCATTCCCCCTTGGGTTTCTCACACAGGACAGATTAAAACAGTTTATATATAAATTATGATGATATCAGAGTCCGCTCCAgtacgggtgtgtgtgtctgtgtgtgtgtgtgagtgacattTTAACATAGTGGCGACAAATGCATTATCATTGATTATTATTTGCAAATTTCTTTTATCCATATCATGTCGCCCGGCGGAGGCTGTGTGGGACAGTTTATGATGTCACACTCATGAAGATGAtaataaaaggcagaaaagggTGGGGTAAAGTTTGGCCCTCTCTCTACTCCTGCGGTGACAGAGCTTCACTCAGATGGTCCCTGTTCTTCTCACCCGGCATGTCTGCATCAAACACAGTGTGGTCACAATTAAAGTCACAGTAATCAGTTACGGTGGTGTTGTTCAGGCCTTTTGTTTTCTGCCCCTTTTCGCAGTTCGTGATCATGAGCTGGTCACAATTAGCAATCAGAGAAGTGTTTGTGATGCGTAACAACCAATCTCCCCACATGTTTAGAATTCAgagctggcagagctgcagcgagGTCAGCTGCGGGTTGACATCAGAGAGTACAAGGTGCGGGAAGCTCGTCTGCTGCAGGATTACagcgagctggaggaggaaaacatctccCTTCAGAAGCAAGTGTCTGTGCTGAGGCAGAACCAGGTGAGACCAGCAAGGTGGTACGTGTGGGTGTTGAATTACATACTTATTGTTATTTAAAGATTAAAGGAAGAGTTGATTTTTCAAtttgaatttttaaataaaaaagactttggctttcatttaaaagtgaaattacTGACATCCTAGGGCGTTGGTACTTTTGCTTTGTTGGCAACttggctgagaagtggagggttctcgaCTTGacccccagtgcagacaaaacatggaaggtgttctggtagtagggtaaggtgccagaacaccttcagagcactgccgaggtacccttgagcaaggtaccgagtcaacaaatgctcatatagggccctgtgatgaactggcaactcaccCGTGGGTGGATTCTGCCTTCACTTATTGTGTaacctccctgtgaccccgaaagggataaaacGGTTAAGAGACGAGATTACTGACATCCTTTCTTTGGTATCTTTTCCTATCTGCTAAGGTGGAATTTGAAGGTCTCAAACACGAGATCCGCAGGCTGGAAGAGGACTCCCAGTGTCTCCAcagtcagctggaggaagccGTGCGCCTGAGGGAAATCAGTGAGCGACAGTTGACAGAGGCCTTGGAAACGATTAAAACGGAGCGTGAGCAGAAGGCCACCCTGCGAAAAGAGCTCTCCCACTACATGACAATCGGCGGATCGGTGTACAACGGCTCATTCAGCATCTCCATCGACAACCTGAAACTCCACGAGGATCCCTCCGCCGCCACCGAGCCCGACAACGACGATCTAATCCGAGGCTTTGAAAATGGCTTGCTGAAGGCGAGCGAAGACGACGATGACAACAAGAGATTGGAAGCTTTCAAGCCGGCTCCGAGCCTGGTGGACGACCTGCTGAGTGAGCTCAACATCTGCGAGATTCAGAAACTGAAACAGCAGCTTATGCAGGTACGAACACGAGATTGCCCACGCACATTTGTGAATTTATCAGTTGATGCTATAAcagcttaaaaagaaaaaaaatatttttggagAAGCAGTTGTGTTCACTGAAAATATGTTTGTCTTGTCaaggtggagagggagaaagtagTCCTTATCAACTCTCTCCAGGAGAGCCAGAAGCAGCTAGAACAGGCCTACGGGACAGTGTCTGAACAAAAGGAAACGGTCAACAGACTTACTGAGAATCTGAGTGCAATGAGGAAACTTCAGGCCAGTAAGGAGCGCCAGTCTGCCCTCGACAGCGAAAAAGACAGAGACAGCCACGACGACGGAGACTACTATGAGCTCGATATAAACGGGCCTGAGATTCTGCAGTGCAAGTACACGGTGGCCATGTCAGAAGCCGGAGAGCTGAGGCAGGAGCTGAAGACTCTGAAGGGAAAGTACGAGAAGTGTCGAAATCAGTATGAAGAGGAGCAGGCCCGACTGGAGGGTGACGTCCAGGAGTTGAGGTCAAAGTTGCAAACCGTGGAAAAGATCAGCCAGTTGGATAAAGCACAAATGGCTCGTCTGGAAAAAGAGCTCCGTCTGgtcagcgaggctgcaggagagtcGCTGGGCAGCCTTAACGTAGCCCAGGACGAGCTCATATCCTTCAGTGAAGAGTTAGCCAATCTGTACAACCACGTGTGTATGTGCAACAATGAGACCCCTAACCGCGTCATGTTGGACTACTACAAGCAGGGCAAAGCTATTATAAAGAAGGGGCAAGAAGGGAAAGAGCACCAGTCTTCCTTACTTCTCAGTAATGGGATGCTTGAGACCGAGGTTAAAAATTCCCAATCGGCCAACACCTCGACTACGCTGGCTCCTGCCCTGGAGCAACGGCCAGAGCCAATGAACATCTACAACCTTGTAGCTATCATCAGGGACCAAATTCGACACCTACAGCAGGCGGTGGACCGCACCACAGACCTTTCACGTCAGAGACTCGCCAATATGGAGCTGAGCTCTGTTGCAGACAAGGACAAAGAGGCTTGTATGGAAGAGATCCTCAAACTCAAGTCCCTGCTTAGCACCAAAAGGGAGCAGATCGCTACACTCAGAGCTGTGCTCAAAGCAAACAAGCAGGTCAGAAAACCGCTCTGTGCGTCTACATCAACACTGCGTGTATTTGATAATGTTCCACATGTGTGCTTTGGTTCAGAGAAGTGATGTTCATTGTACTCCAGAACAGGCTTGTCCAGAAATGATCAGTATGATTTTTATCAGCACAAGAATTAATAATTATATCTGGTTTCCTTTAGACGGCTGAGGTTGCTCTGGCCAACCTGAAGAGTAAATATGACAGTGAAAAGGCCATGGTGATGGAGACGATGATGAAACTCCGTAATGAACTCAAGGCATTAAAAGAGGATGCTGCTACGTTATCTTCTCTTCGAGCTATGTTTGCGACAAGGTAAAATTATTTATAATCACTGGTTTGTTCCCACCA is drawn from Takifugu rubripes chromosome 19, fTakRub1.2, whole genome shotgun sequence and contains these coding sequences:
- the LOC101067876 gene encoding caspase recruitment domain-containing protein 19-like isoform X4, which translates into the protein MGDDFREQLIEDSAFLKADWRLDTELVDKLILQLNRIYPQILTDKEATKFRNLDVPTSVRMGELLTHLQGKGEEACREFYRALHLHVEEVYYSLPTRLRLRDPLKYQQDCPQRHVLNDRGPVFFMGCFSIAVGMALLYYYSEDKLTGGSRALGIAALGLKRKAEEVLIWYTEESLMK
- the LOC101067876 gene encoding caspase recruitment domain-containing protein 19-like isoform X2, which gives rise to MGDDFREQLIEDSAFLKADWRLDTELVDKLILQLNRIYPQILTDKEATKFRNLDVPTSVRMGELLTHLQGKGEEACREFYRALHLHVEEVYYSLPTRLRLRGVSVLSPNGLDPLKYQQDCPQRHVLNDRGPVFFMGCFSIAVGMALLYYYSEDKLTGGSRALGIAALGLKRKAEEVLIWYTEESLMK
- the LOC115247001 gene encoding protein bicaudal D homolog 2-like → MDSVDDSRKDPQLGSAFSSAPNLDADINVNERRFVYENGTDHNVNIQNAALRGASDPSAYPNYHGLVRQRFIRRSFVDSEEQSVEMPECVTSSPVLNIDLRTIVDRSRTRVRLGLGETSSTESQVGLKDSATESLSADEEKVDRREQKAEVVSSDVTGKAGSDENEEEPGMKAVSTSPGGRFLKFDIELGRGSFKTVYKGLDTDTWVEVAWCELQNSELAELQRGQLRVDIREYKVREARLLQDYSELEEENISLQKQVSVLRQNQVEFEGLKHEIRRLEEDSQCLHSQLEEAVRLREISERQLTEALETIKTEREQKATLRKELSHYMTIGGSVYNGSFSISIDNLKLHEDPSAATEPDNDDLIRGFENGLLKASEDDDDNKRLEAFKPAPSLVDDLLSELNICEIQKLKQQLMQVEREKVVLINSLQESQKQLEQAYGTVSEQKETVNRLTENLSAMRKLQASKERQSALDSEKDRDSHDDGDYYELDINGPEILQCKYTVAMSEAGELRQELKTLKGKYEKCRNQYEEEQARLEGDVQELRSKLQTVEKISQLDKAQMARLEKELRLVSEAAGESLGSLNVAQDELISFSEELANLYNHVCMCNNETPNRVMLDYYKQGKAIIKKGQEGKEHQSSLLLSNGMLETEVKNSQSANTSTTLAPALEQRPEPMNIYNLVAIIRDQIRHLQQAVDRTTDLSRQRLANMELSSVADKDKEACMEEILKLKSLLSTKREQIATLRAVLKANKQTAEVALANLKSKYDSEKAMVMETMMKLRNELKALKEDAATLSSLRAMFATRCDEYVTQLDDMQRQLAVAEDEKKTLNSLLRMAIQQKLALTQRLEDLEFDHKQARRSSAAAAGGKGKTKGKGGFSTHH